Proteins encoded in a region of the Haloarcula sp. CBA1129 genome:
- the gcvH gene encoding glycine cleavage system protein GcvH: MSFDVPDDLRYLESHEWVRISGDTAEIGITEFAQDELGDVVFVELPDEGAELTAGEDFGVVESIKAVSDVYAPVSGTVTAVNDQLRDEPELLNEDPFGDGWMLEVELDEESDIDDLLSPAAYRDQIE, from the coding sequence ATGAGCTTCGACGTTCCCGACGACCTGCGATATCTGGAGTCACACGAATGGGTACGCATCTCCGGCGACACCGCCGAGATCGGCATCACTGAGTTCGCACAGGACGAACTCGGCGACGTGGTGTTCGTCGAACTGCCGGACGAGGGAGCGGAACTGACTGCAGGCGAGGACTTCGGCGTGGTGGAGTCTATCAAGGCTGTGTCCGACGTGTACGCCCCCGTCTCAGGCACTGTCACAGCAGTCAACGATCAGCTCCGTGACGAGCCAGAACTGCTTAACGAGGACCCGTTCGGTGACGGCTGGATGCTTGAGGTTGAACTTGACGAAGAGAGCGACATCGACGACCTGCTCTCACCCGCCGCGTACCGCGACCAGATCGAGTAA
- the gcvPA gene encoding aminomethyl-transferring glycine dehydrogenase subunit GcvPA, which translates to MSDSDSHATGSPYAPQTAAETAAMLDAVGADALESLFDVPEAIAFDGEFGIDARSERATRREVAGLLGRNADLTEFLGRGHYNHYVPSVVDDLASRSEFLTSYTQYQPEVAQGFLQALFEFQSMLVELTGLGVANCSMYDDATALGEAATLSQRVRSVSGDRILVPEHLRDGKRAVLSNYADGPDLTVESYPMADGVVDVAALSDQIGEDTAMVYAESPTVRGVIEERLGAIGDLAHDHEALFCLGSDPIALSLLERPADVGADVVVGDAASLGTGTAYGFGLGMFVTREEYLRQVPGRLVGASEDAAGRRAYTLTLQTREQHIRKERATSNICTNQAWVALRTAMHAAWLGPDGLVDLAEDCVTRARDLADRLDDVVGVKAPVHGRHHFREFLARTDQPASAIVSDLASEGYAVHAVDDHLVQVCATETTAEAEDEFVAAFREVAK; encoded by the coding sequence ATGAGCGATAGTGATTCACACGCCACAGGCAGTCCGTACGCACCGCAGACGGCCGCAGAGACCGCGGCGATGCTCGATGCAGTCGGGGCCGATGCCCTCGAATCGCTGTTCGACGTCCCCGAGGCTATCGCCTTCGACGGCGAGTTCGGTATCGATGCCCGGAGTGAGCGGGCGACGCGCCGGGAAGTCGCCGGCCTTCTGGGCCGCAACGCCGACCTTACTGAATTCCTCGGTCGCGGCCACTACAACCACTACGTCCCGAGCGTCGTCGACGACCTCGCCAGCCGCTCGGAGTTCCTGACATCCTACACGCAGTACCAGCCCGAGGTCGCACAGGGATTCCTTCAGGCGCTTTTCGAGTTCCAGTCGATGCTGGTGGAACTCACGGGGCTCGGCGTTGCCAACTGTTCGATGTACGACGATGCGACGGCGCTGGGCGAGGCAGCGACGCTCTCTCAGCGAGTCCGGTCGGTGTCCGGCGACCGGATTCTGGTACCGGAGCATCTTCGGGACGGCAAACGCGCCGTTCTGTCGAACTACGCCGATGGACCGGACCTCACGGTCGAGTCCTACCCGATGGCCGATGGCGTCGTCGACGTGGCGGCGCTGTCCGACCAGATCGGCGAGGACACCGCGATGGTGTACGCCGAGTCGCCGACGGTCCGGGGCGTTATCGAGGAACGCCTCGGGGCTATCGGTGACTTGGCTCACGACCACGAGGCGCTGTTCTGTCTCGGCTCGGACCCGATAGCGCTGTCCCTGCTGGAGCGGCCAGCCGATGTCGGGGCCGACGTGGTCGTCGGCGACGCTGCGTCCCTTGGGACCGGCACCGCATACGGCTTCGGCCTCGGTATGTTCGTCACGCGCGAGGAGTATCTGCGGCAGGTCCCCGGCCGGCTGGTCGGGGCCAGCGAGGACGCCGCCGGCCGTCGCGCGTACACGCTGACACTCCAGACCCGAGAGCAGCACATCCGGAAGGAGCGGGCGACTTCCAACATCTGTACGAATCAGGCGTGGGTCGCGCTCCGGACCGCGATGCACGCCGCGTGGCTCGGCCCGGACGGGCTGGTCGACCTCGCCGAGGACTGCGTCACCCGCGCCCGTGACCTCGCCGACCGTCTCGACGATGTCGTCGGGGTGAAAGCCCCGGTCCACGGCCGCCACCACTTCCGGGAGTTCCTCGCCCGCACGGACCAGCCGGCCAGTGCAATAGTTTCCGACCTCGCAAGCGAGGGGTATGCGGTCCACGCGGTCGATGACCACCTCGTGCAGGTGTGTGCGACCGAGACCACCGCCGAGGCCGAAGACGAGTTTGTCGCGGCGTTCCGGGAGGTTGCGAAATGA